A region of Planococcus sp. MSAK28401 DNA encodes the following proteins:
- a CDS encoding potassium channel family protein, translating to MQWKVGTDVKKQIVVIGLGRFGSSVCKELYGMGHDIMAIDSNPETVSTMSDYASHTATADATDEGSLKSLGVRNFEFAIVAIGDDLQASVLCTLMLKELGVPKVWVKARDQQHQKILERIGADRVIQPEYEMGVRTAHHIDSEKVVDYINLSDNYSIIELAASKKVIGKTLGELNIRKDYGCMILAIKHGEDVNIAPLLEDRVEAGDILIAMGHKDDLKRFEDKGL from the coding sequence ATGCAATGGAAAGTAGGGACAGACGTGAAAAAACAAATAGTGGTAATCGGGCTTGGGCGCTTCGGAAGCAGTGTCTGCAAGGAACTTTACGGGATGGGGCACGATATCATGGCGATCGATTCCAATCCGGAAACGGTCAGCACGATGTCCGATTATGCGAGCCATACGGCAACAGCCGATGCGACGGATGAAGGCAGTTTGAAGTCTCTAGGCGTCCGCAATTTCGAGTTTGCCATTGTCGCAATCGGCGATGACTTGCAGGCGAGCGTTTTGTGTACGCTCATGCTGAAAGAACTCGGCGTCCCAAAAGTTTGGGTTAAAGCACGTGACCAGCAGCACCAAAAGATCTTGGAACGCATCGGTGCAGACCGTGTTATCCAGCCGGAATATGAAATGGGCGTCCGGACAGCCCATCATATCGATTCCGAAAAAGTAGTCGATTACATCAATCTATCGGATAACTATAGCATCATCGAATTGGCAGCCTCAAAAAAAGTCATCGGCAAAACCCTTGGGGAACTGAATATCCGCAAAGATTACGGCTGCATGATTTTGGCGATTAAGCATGGCGAAGATGTCAATATTGCGCCGCTGCTCGAAGACCGGGTTGAAGCGGGCGATATTTTGATTGCGATGGGGCATAAAGACGACCTTAAACGCTTTGAAGACAAAGGGCTGTAA
- the cysK gene encoding cysteine synthase A — MKPFDSITDLIGNTPVVKLNRIVPEGAADVYVKLEMFNPTKSVKDRAAYNMIKQAEESGALKAGSTIIEPTSGNTGIGLAMVAAAKGYRSILVLPDNATQERINLLKAFGSEVVLTPSDDKMPGAIHKALELRETIPGSFIPQQFENPANPDAHRGTTALEILEQMDGQLDAFVASAGTGGTITGTGETLKEHLPNLYITVVEPKGSPVLSGGKPGKHKLVGTSPGFVPDTLNTSIYDEIMAIEDEDAIEMFRRSAREEGVFVGPSAGATIYAAIEIAKRLGPGKKVLCIAPDTGERYLSMNLFE, encoded by the coding sequence ATGAAACCATTTGATTCCATTACTGACCTGATTGGCAATACGCCTGTTGTGAAATTGAACCGCATCGTCCCTGAAGGCGCAGCGGATGTCTATGTAAAATTGGAAATGTTCAACCCGACCAAAAGTGTCAAGGACCGGGCGGCTTATAATATGATCAAGCAAGCTGAAGAATCTGGCGCATTGAAGGCGGGGTCAACAATCATCGAACCGACGAGCGGCAATACCGGCATCGGCCTGGCGATGGTCGCTGCAGCGAAAGGTTACCGCTCCATCCTCGTGCTGCCGGATAACGCTACTCAAGAGCGCATCAATTTGCTGAAAGCTTTCGGTTCGGAAGTCGTGTTGACCCCAAGTGACGACAAAATGCCGGGCGCGATCCACAAAGCGCTTGAATTGCGTGAAACGATTCCCGGCAGCTTCATCCCGCAGCAATTTGAAAATCCGGCCAACCCCGATGCCCACCGCGGCACGACGGCACTTGAAATCCTCGAGCAAATGGACGGGCAGCTCGACGCCTTCGTTGCTTCGGCCGGAACAGGCGGCACCATCACTGGAACCGGTGAAACCTTGAAAGAACATTTGCCAAACCTCTATATAACAGTTGTCGAACCGAAAGGCTCACCTGTGCTATCAGGTGGCAAGCCCGGCAAGCACAAATTGGTCGGAACCAGCCCAGGCTTTGTGCCGGATACATTGAATACCTCGATTTACGATGAAATCATGGCAATCGAAGATGAAGATGCCATCGAGATGTTCCGCCGCTCCGCCCGCGAAGAAGGCGTCTTTGTCGGCCCTTCTGCCGGCGCGACCATCTATGCGGCCATCGAAATCGCTAAACGGCTCGGTCCCGGCAAAAAAGTATTGTGCATCGCGCCGGATACCGGTGAACGCTATTTAAGCATGAATCTATTCGAATAA
- a CDS encoding reverse transcriptase-like protein, with translation MKVRIDWTYKSPKNKVVQFLSEELEASEALIIAQDLERTGRTKRLQFADRHNSNWSIKELKNYVKEVETEPHDVIVYYDGGFDRHSKRAGLGCAVYFKQNGKDYRLRKNVVVDEIDSNNEAEYAALSMAVQEIELLGVHHLPVRFIGDSRTVVNQMSGEWAVLEHSLAKWADRIDQRLENIGIRPEYEFVPRKENAEADRLATQALGETMIESLIDLNADN, from the coding sequence ATGAAAGTTCGGATCGATTGGACGTATAAATCACCGAAAAATAAAGTCGTGCAATTTCTCTCTGAGGAGCTTGAAGCGAGCGAAGCGCTGATTATAGCGCAGGACCTAGAACGCACAGGGCGCACAAAGCGCCTTCAATTTGCCGATCGGCATAACAGTAATTGGAGCATTAAGGAATTGAAAAACTACGTCAAGGAAGTGGAAACAGAGCCGCATGATGTCATCGTTTATTACGATGGCGGCTTTGACCGCCATTCTAAACGGGCAGGGCTTGGATGCGCTGTTTACTTCAAGCAAAACGGCAAGGATTACCGTTTAAGAAAAAATGTGGTCGTCGATGAGATTGACTCCAATAACGAGGCGGAATATGCAGCATTGTCGATGGCGGTCCAGGAAATCGAATTGCTCGGCGTCCATCATCTCCCGGTCCGCTTTATCGGCGATTCGAGGACCGTAGTCAATCAGATGAGCGGCGAATGGGCAGTGCTGGAACATAGCTTGGCGAAGTGGGCTGACCGCATCGACCAACGATTGGAGAACATCGGCATCCGTCCTGAATATGAATTCGTCCCAAGAAAAGAAAACGCCGAAGCGGATCGTTTGGCCACGCAAGCGCTAGGCGAGACGATGATCGAAAGCTTGATCGATCTAAACGCAGACAATTAA
- a CDS encoding DUF4397 domain-containing protein, which produces MKKLSVSLVAMLVLFSLLASLVMADNHGDMAKVRVLHASPDAPAVDVYVNGDLTLEEVPFKTDSGYLEVPAGTHDVEVFAAGTEYAAGEGVLQADLEVEAGKAYTVAAANLLESIEFVVAEDSMEVTEGQAKIRVGHLSPDAPAVDVGIIGGDALFSGAEFPSITDYAEVDPGTYDLEIRLPDGTQVLPLEGTELAADTVYSVFAVNTVDSLEVIALVDYEAAASPDEMPTTGLGTPEQSQSMWLLIGGALFLVAASGLVWRKRFQ; this is translated from the coding sequence ATGAAGAAGTTATCTGTCTCTCTCGTCGCAATGCTGGTGTTGTTTTCGCTTCTCGCATCTCTGGTCATGGCTGACAACCATGGTGACATGGCAAAAGTACGGGTGTTGCACGCTTCGCCTGATGCCCCTGCAGTAGATGTTTACGTCAACGGTGATTTAACGCTCGAAGAAGTACCATTCAAAACGGATTCCGGATATTTGGAAGTCCCGGCTGGTACGCATGATGTAGAAGTATTCGCTGCAGGTACTGAATATGCAGCAGGAGAAGGCGTTTTGCAAGCTGACCTGGAAGTGGAAGCTGGAAAAGCTTACACAGTAGCTGCCGCAAACCTCTTAGAATCCATCGAATTTGTAGTAGCTGAAGATTCCATGGAAGTCACGGAAGGCCAAGCGAAAATCCGCGTCGGCCATTTGTCCCCGGATGCTCCGGCAGTTGATGTTGGAATCATCGGTGGAGATGCTTTGTTCAGTGGAGCTGAGTTCCCATCCATCACCGATTATGCCGAAGTAGACCCTGGCACATATGACTTGGAAATCCGCTTGCCGGATGGCACACAAGTATTGCCGCTTGAAGGAACTGAACTTGCTGCAGATACAGTCTACTCAGTGTTTGCAGTGAACACAGTCGATTCGCTTGAAGTGATCGCGCTTGTCGATTACGAAGCGGCTGCTTCACCAGATGAAATGCCGACAACTGGTCTTGGTACACCAGAACAATCCCAGTCCATGTGGTTGTTGATCGGTGGCGCGTTGTTCTTAGTAGCAGCTAGTGGGCTTGTGTGGAGAAAACGATTTCAATAA
- a CDS encoding LysR family transcriptional regulator, which produces MDIRQLSYFIEVAKHQSFTKAAQALHVTQPTLSKMVKNLEQEMDVSLFDRSSRKVRLTDAGEVVFVQAQKIVNSLDDLSSSLYDVMNLNKGKIKIGLPPVISTLFFPTIIAAFQSRYPDVTVILVEDGAKKVEEKVADGEVDLGFVMLPVDSERFDVVPFVDQEIKLLVHEDHPLADRATRDLIDFRNDPFLLLSKEFTLNGRTVEFCRSEGFEPKIAYESSQWDFIVGMVEKNLGVTLMPKLICDRVQDGPFKTVSLTQTFPWRLGIIMAKNRYVPYVSREFITLVNQLPKV; this is translated from the coding sequence ATGGATATCCGACAGCTCAGCTACTTCATTGAAGTGGCCAAGCATCAAAGTTTTACAAAAGCTGCGCAAGCCCTACATGTCACACAGCCGACACTCAGCAAGATGGTCAAAAACCTGGAACAAGAAATGGACGTATCGTTATTCGACCGCTCGTCCAGAAAAGTACGTTTGACCGACGCCGGAGAAGTCGTCTTCGTCCAAGCGCAGAAAATCGTCAATAGCCTCGATGACTTATCTTCTTCGCTGTATGACGTTATGAACTTGAATAAAGGCAAGATCAAAATCGGTTTGCCGCCAGTCATCAGTACCTTGTTTTTCCCGACCATCATCGCAGCGTTCCAATCCCGCTATCCTGACGTGACCGTCATCCTCGTTGAAGACGGCGCAAAGAAAGTGGAGGAAAAAGTAGCCGATGGCGAAGTGGATCTTGGGTTCGTCATGCTTCCGGTCGATAGCGAGCGCTTTGATGTCGTTCCCTTTGTCGACCAGGAAATCAAACTGCTCGTCCACGAAGACCATCCACTCGCTGATCGGGCAACACGCGATTTGATTGATTTCAGAAACGATCCATTCCTGCTGCTCAGCAAGGAATTCACGCTTAACGGGCGGACCGTCGAGTTTTGCCGGAGTGAAGGATTCGAGCCGAAAATCGCTTACGAAAGCTCGCAATGGGATTTTATCGTCGGCATGGTCGAAAAAAACCTTGGTGTCACCTTGATGCCGAAACTGATTTGCGACCGCGTCCAGGATGGCCCGTTTAAAACCGTCTCGCTGACCCAGACCTTTCCGTGGCGGCTTGGCATCATCATGGCCAAAAACCGTTACGTTCCCTATGTATCCCGTGAATTCATCACACTCGTCAACCAGCTGCCGAAAGTTTGA
- a CDS encoding ABC transporter ATP-binding protein: MFIEIQHINKIYTDKDNNANTVLEDINLEIPKGQFVSILGPSGCGKSTLLSMIAGLTSASSGVIVVDGKNVQKPGKDRGMVFQEAALFPWMTVTENVVFPLRKEMNKKQAIERARHFLQMVQLSNYASHYPHELSGGMQQRVSIARSLAMDPAVLLMDEPFGALDEQTRSRLHGQLEKIWIDTQKTIVFVTHSIQESIKLSDRIVVMGTRPGTVIADIEVDIPRPRDEHKQQVASLEERIMGLLKGEIDKVINEELAYEARS, encoded by the coding sequence TTGTTTATTGAAATCCAACATATCAACAAAATATATACCGATAAAGACAATAATGCCAACACGGTATTAGAAGATATAAACCTGGAAATCCCGAAAGGCCAATTCGTCTCGATTCTCGGCCCTTCCGGCTGCGGCAAGTCGACTTTATTGTCGATGATCGCCGGCCTGACTTCCGCTTCGTCGGGCGTCATTGTCGTCGACGGCAAAAATGTCCAGAAGCCAGGGAAAGACCGCGGCATGGTGTTTCAAGAAGCGGCCTTGTTCCCCTGGATGACCGTTACGGAGAATGTCGTGTTTCCGCTGCGCAAGGAAATGAACAAAAAACAGGCGATCGAACGCGCTCGCCATTTCCTTCAGATGGTCCAGCTCAGCAATTACGCAAGTCATTATCCGCATGAACTGTCAGGCGGCATGCAGCAGCGTGTTTCGATCGCGCGTTCCCTCGCAATGGACCCGGCTGTTCTCCTGATGGATGAACCGTTCGGTGCGCTTGACGAACAGACGCGCAGCCGGCTTCACGGACAGCTAGAGAAGATTTGGATCGATACACAGAAAACCATTGTGTTCGTAACCCATAGCATACAGGAATCGATCAAATTATCGGATCGAATCGTGGTCATGGGTACGCGGCCAGGCACTGTTATCGCCGACATCGAAGTCGATATTCCGCGCCCTCGCGACGAACATAAACAACAAGTCGCTTCACTTGAAGAACGCATCATGGGGCTATTGAAAGGTGAAATCGACAAAGTCATAAACGAGGAGCTTGCCTATGAAGCCCGCAGTTAA
- a CDS encoding class F sortase, producing MGLCGENDFNKLALLLTAVFLAGCTAAPQDEVSVRSAEVGFAVKAEPAWTEQPKELEKAKAVEKEKPAAQSKQAANPINELNQPGIAPEKLEIPSIGVEAEVTHLAVTDTGEMAVPDNGEELSWFSPGYQPGQRGRAVIAGHVDDLDGPAVFWNLTELKPGDEIVVSGDDRELRFEVHTMESVPLDLADVDSVFGYHSSPELVLITCSGTYDYDRGTREERLIVYASLVQE from the coding sequence GTGGGCTTGTGTGGAGAAAACGATTTCAATAAATTGGCATTGCTCCTCACAGCAGTATTTCTTGCAGGGTGTACCGCTGCTCCGCAAGATGAAGTGAGTGTCCGCAGTGCGGAAGTCGGCTTTGCTGTCAAGGCAGAACCGGCTTGGACAGAACAACCAAAAGAGCTAGAAAAGGCGAAAGCCGTAGAAAAAGAAAAACCTGCGGCCCAGTCGAAGCAGGCGGCCAACCCGATCAATGAACTGAACCAGCCAGGCATCGCACCAGAGAAGCTGGAAATTCCATCCATTGGAGTGGAAGCGGAAGTCACGCATCTCGCTGTAACCGATACGGGGGAAATGGCGGTGCCGGACAATGGCGAGGAACTGAGTTGGTTTTCGCCGGGCTACCAACCCGGCCAAAGAGGGCGTGCGGTCATAGCGGGACATGTCGATGATTTGGACGGCCCGGCTGTATTTTGGAATTTGACGGAGCTCAAGCCGGGTGATGAAATTGTCGTGTCCGGCGACGATCGCGAGTTACGGTTCGAGGTCCATACGATGGAGTCGGTGCCGCTCGATTTGGCGGATGTCGATTCGGTCTTCGGTTATCATTCATCTCCTGAACTTGTCTTGATTACTTGTTCTGGAACTTATGATTATGACCGGGGGACGAGAGAAGAACGCTTGATCGTCTATGCCTCGCTTGTGCAAGAATAG
- a CDS encoding peroxiredoxin-like family protein — MTTEMRNEFDEYIKKFKASKPEEIQQKMQDAISELEASDEGKGMKKGDKAPNFSLPDASGNTVELYDQLKQGPVILTFYRGNWCPYCNMELRAYQQIIEEIHGAGAELLAISPQTPDHSMSAQEKHDLEYKVLSDVGNKAASNFNLIYQLPEYLVEVYKDNKLDVDKYNGDEEWTLPVSATYIISSDGTIAYEYTKADYKDRVEPSEVLAELKKL, encoded by the coding sequence ATGACAACCGAAATGAGAAATGAATTCGACGAATACATCAAAAAATTCAAAGCTTCAAAACCAGAAGAAATACAGCAAAAAATGCAGGACGCCATTAGCGAGCTCGAAGCTTCCGATGAAGGCAAAGGCATGAAAAAAGGCGACAAAGCCCCGAACTTCAGCTTACCGGATGCTTCCGGCAACACAGTGGAGCTTTACGATCAATTGAAGCAAGGCCCTGTCATCCTGACCTTTTACCGCGGCAATTGGTGTCCTTACTGCAACATGGAACTCCGGGCTTATCAACAGATCATCGAGGAAATTCATGGGGCAGGAGCCGAACTATTGGCCATCAGCCCACAGACTCCTGACCATTCCATGTCCGCACAGGAAAAGCATGACCTGGAATATAAAGTATTAAGCGATGTCGGCAATAAAGCCGCGAGCAACTTCAATTTGATCTACCAGCTGCCGGAATACTTAGTTGAAGTTTATAAAGACAATAAACTCGATGTTGACAAATACAATGGCGATGAAGAATGGACCTTGCCTGTATCCGCTACGTATATCATTTCAAGCGACGGTACAATCGCTTATGAATATACAAAAGCAGATTACAAGGATCGTGTCGAACCGTCAGAAGTGTTGGCAGAACTGAAAAAACTGTAA
- a CDS encoding ion transporter, protein MKESLKRIVESARFNTFITVLILINALLVGLETYPSIAENYGSWLLMLDIIILAFFTLEILAKLFVYRAKFFGNAWNNFDFIIVVGSLILYNSPFISVLRIFRVLRVLRTVSTIPSLRRVVTALFMAIPTITSVIFLMSIIFYVYAVIGTFFYADIEPEYFGDLGLSLISLFQIFTLESWASGIFRPVFAAEPWSWLYFISFIVVSTFLMINLIVGEIVNNAQKISDEIDKETAELEGIKEDTSEIEDLRKEVGELKSMIQTLVDRK, encoded by the coding sequence ATGAAGGAATCATTAAAACGGATCGTGGAAAGTGCGCGGTTCAATACATTCATCACTGTTTTAATTTTAATCAATGCCTTGCTGGTCGGCTTGGAGACTTACCCGTCGATTGCGGAAAACTACGGGTCATGGCTGTTAATGCTGGATATCATCATCCTGGCATTTTTCACTTTAGAGATACTCGCCAAGCTATTCGTTTACCGGGCGAAATTCTTCGGCAATGCATGGAATAATTTCGATTTCATCATTGTTGTCGGTAGCCTTATCCTCTATAACTCGCCATTTATCAGCGTGTTGCGGATTTTCCGTGTATTGCGAGTGTTGCGGACAGTGTCCACTATTCCATCGCTGCGCCGCGTCGTGACGGCCTTGTTCATGGCCATTCCAACCATCACGAGTGTCATCTTTCTTATGTCAATTATTTTCTACGTCTATGCAGTCATCGGGACGTTCTTTTATGCAGACATTGAACCGGAATATTTTGGCGATCTCGGCCTTTCACTCATCTCCTTGTTCCAGATTTTCACTTTGGAATCTTGGGCGAGCGGGATTTTCCGCCCAGTCTTTGCGGCGGAACCATGGTCTTGGCTGTATTTTATTTCTTTCATCGTTGTTTCGACTTTCCTGATGATTAACTTGATCGTCGGTGAGATCGTCAATAACGCTCAGAAGATTTCAGATGAAATCGACAAGGAAACAGCTGAACTTGAAGGCATTAAAGAAGACACATCGGAAATTGAAGATTTGAGAAAAGAAGTCGGCGAATTGAAGAGCATGATCCAAACACTCGTCGACCGGAAATAA